The DNA region ACCAAAATGGTTTCCGACTTCAAGACGGCAAAAAAGACTTTAAGAACAAGCAATTCCAAAATCAATATAACTGCCGTTAATGGCTGTTGCTATGGTAAAGATGATAAGCCAGACAAAGGGGACTACTTTAAATATTGCGGGCAAAGATTTTGGGAGTTTATTACAGGTAACCCGAATCTTTACACAGAAATCATTGAACCTTTGGGCCATAAAGCAAGAGAACGGAATGATGAATTTATGAAGTTCTACTCTCAGATGATAAATAAGTTTACGAAAGAATTTGCCAATGAATTCTGTGACGATAATGGGGACATACAATGGGAAAAATTAATTCGTTTTAACTCGTCGGCTAAGTAAATAAATAAAATATAATACCTGAAAAAAGCGTTAAAACCAGATAAACTGAGATGGGAAAACGTGTAAAACCCTTGTAAATATTGATTTCTTGGCATATAATAACAGTGTAAAGTCACTGTTACACAACCCTAACTAAAAGGTAGCATTGTGAAATATGCCAAAAGGGATACGAAATTTACACATATCGCTGGGAGAGCACAATCTGACGCA from candidate division TA06 bacterium includes:
- a CDS encoding cytosolic protein; translation: MKKLNLKDVSQYVEQNIGTFHQKRIQSLDDLKLSQVLKCKNPYLYRAKYVLTAEQIIRGIVDAHISSNEETIFGDWLEGLAGYKSGITGIDLEFDKNGVRYIVTIKSGPNWGNSSQITKMVSDFKTAKKTLRTSNSKINITAVNGCCYGKDDKPDKGDYFKYCGQRFWEFITGNPNLYTEIIEPLGHKARERNDEFMKFYSQMINKFTKEFANEFCDDNGDIQWEKLIRFNSSAK